In Saccharicrinis fermentans DSM 9555 = JCM 21142, a genomic segment contains:
- the mnmA gene encoding tRNA 2-thiouridine(34) synthase MnmA: MKKEKVLLGMSGGIDSSMSAWYLQNMGYEVIGITFNTISNSLTDHTPQFIAEAQTLAAQLNIEHHVLDVYNQFKKEVIDYFVDEYLKGRTPNPCIRCNETIKWKLLLEESQRLQCTKISTGHYVNITEKEGFYHIQKGKDPSKDQSYFLWNLPQSILSRCIFPLGSFLKSEVKDKAAKLGFQSIVKKRESMGVCFLQGQDYRSYINDMRPELKNKLKNGEVWNSTGNKIGTHDGFPYYTIGQKRGINLQADHGEYVAKIDAANNRLITAPKNTLFTKHLMIHTYLTSNPSFLQGPQQVDLRIRGLDAVPPTPGTIELIDKELHIHFSNPVWALTPGQSIVFYQDNIVVGGGIVDNMEFNAGNESL, translated from the coding sequence ATGAAAAAAGAAAAAGTATTGCTGGGAATGAGTGGAGGCATCGATAGTTCAATGTCGGCCTGGTATTTGCAAAATATGGGTTATGAAGTTATTGGAATCACATTTAACACCATATCAAATTCTTTAACAGACCATACACCTCAATTCATTGCCGAAGCGCAGACATTAGCAGCCCAACTCAATATAGAACACCATGTTTTAGATGTGTACAATCAATTTAAAAAGGAAGTGATCGATTATTTCGTGGATGAATACCTAAAAGGTCGAACCCCCAATCCTTGTATAAGATGCAATGAAACCATTAAGTGGAAATTACTACTGGAAGAGTCACAACGTCTTCAGTGTACAAAAATATCTACCGGACATTATGTGAACATTACTGAAAAAGAAGGGTTTTATCATATTCAGAAAGGTAAAGATCCTTCTAAAGACCAATCTTACTTTTTATGGAATCTCCCCCAAAGCATCTTATCCAGATGCATTTTCCCTCTGGGATCATTTTTAAAAAGTGAAGTAAAAGACAAGGCCGCCAAACTCGGATTTCAATCTATCGTCAAAAAGAGAGAAAGTATGGGCGTCTGTTTTCTGCAGGGACAGGATTACAGATCATACATCAATGACATGAGACCTGAATTAAAAAACAAATTAAAAAATGGCGAAGTTTGGAATAGCACAGGCAATAAAATAGGGACTCACGATGGTTTCCCGTACTATACCATAGGTCAAAAAAGGGGCATCAATCTGCAGGCCGACCATGGAGAATATGTGGCAAAAATAGATGCCGCAAACAATAGGTTAATCACCGCTCCTAAAAACACCTTATTCACCAAACATTTAATGATACACACATATCTGACGAGTAATCCAAGCTTTCTTCAAGGCCCACAACAGGTGGATTTGAGAATCCGAGGCTTGGATGCCGTCCCTCCTACTCCAGGCACTATTGAACTGATAGATAAGGAGCTACATATACACTTTAGCAACCCTGTATGGGCTTTGACTCCTGGTCAGTCTATTGTTTTTTACCAAGATAACATAGTGGTTGGCGGCGGCATTGTAGACAATATGGAATTCAACGCTGGTAATGAATCTTTGTGA
- a CDS encoding Rossmann-like and DUF2520 domain-containing protein, with the protein MLRNIVLIGSGKLATQLGSSLVKKGFNIRQVFSRTHCNAEELAERLNAYATDRLSEIQLDADLYIIALTDAAIETTIEQMPKVNGIVVHTAGSLAMDMLGSFENYGIFYPFQTFSKEREVDFSEIPILIEANGELVCKKLESFAKAISQTVMVCDSNQRQQIHLAAVFACNFSNHMYVIAESILKKYDISFDVLKPLIKETALKTEFLSPVKAQTGPAIRGDKNVIDKHLSMLGGDEELAELYSKLTQRIEVLGARGKLLDE; encoded by the coding sequence ATGCTTCGAAATATAGTATTAATTGGTTCCGGTAAGTTAGCTACCCAGCTGGGTAGTAGTCTGGTGAAAAAGGGATTTAACATTCGTCAGGTTTTTAGCCGTACGCATTGTAATGCAGAGGAACTGGCAGAGCGTTTAAATGCATATGCAACCGATCGTTTGTCGGAGATTCAGTTGGATGCCGATTTGTATATTATAGCGCTTACTGATGCGGCTATAGAAACTACGATTGAGCAGATGCCCAAAGTAAATGGTATTGTGGTACACACTGCGGGCTCGCTGGCTATGGATATGCTGGGTTCTTTTGAAAATTATGGAATTTTTTATCCCTTTCAAACCTTTAGTAAGGAGCGAGAGGTTGATTTTAGTGAGATTCCTATTCTTATTGAGGCCAATGGGGAACTGGTATGCAAAAAACTGGAAAGTTTTGCGAAAGCCATTTCCCAGACGGTGATGGTTTGTGATTCCAATCAGCGTCAACAAATTCATCTGGCAGCCGTATTTGCCTGTAATTTTTCAAATCATATGTATGTGATTGCGGAGAGTATACTTAAAAAGTACGATATTAGCTTTGATGTCTTGAAACCTTTGATCAAGGAAACGGCTCTTAAAACCGAATTTCTTTCGCCTGTTAAAGCCCAAACAGGGCCGGCTATAAGGGGGGATAAGAATGTGATAGATAAGCATTTGTCGATGCTTGGGGGTGATGAGGAGTTGGCAGAGTTATATAGCAAGCTGACCCAGCGTATAGAGGTATTGGGAGCCCGGGGAAAGCTATTGGATGAATAA
- a CDS encoding S46 family peptidase, which translates to MRKIITLLIASVIFSLSVQAKEGMWIPILLEKYNMEEMQQMGFKLTAEDIYSVNQACMKDAVIIFGRGCTGELISDQGLIITNHHCGFDAIQKHSSIENDYLTEGFWAKDRSQELTNDNLSVTFLKRIEDVTGQVLRGVTDDMEGRTDTIQKNIDALIKKATEGTHYKANIKPFFHGNQYFLSVNEVYNDIRLVGAPPSAIGKFGGDTDNWMWPRHTGDFSLFRIYADKDNNPAAYSKDNVPYKPLKHFPISLKGVKEGDFTMVFGYPGTTEEYAPSYHLKMITEKVNPELIDIRTKKLDIIKKYQIKDPAVRIQYASKAASISNSWKRWIGEIKGLDKLNAIDKKENFETHFQRWANENSKQYANLLNEYRASYQTYGDYRLAYSYITEAIFRNGMEAVQTSRNFYQLKNAYKKDTLDLEQIKRIKTDLEKKLTSFYKDYHQPIDKEMTVTILSMFKERIDPQFHPEIYTRINKKYKGNISKFVDHLFAKTIFADPQASLSFAKNFSAKDIKKLEKDPAYILYHSFYDAYKLKILDNYNALSAKIEELNRKYMAAQMKFQPDTTFYPDANFTLRVSYGKVKGYAPKDGVIFKNHTTLNGIIEKDNPNIYDYRVPQKLKDLYEKKDFGQYESQGTVPVCFVATNHTTGGNSGSPVVNANGELIGINFDRAWEGVMSDLMFNPEQCRNITLDIRYVLFLIDKFAGASYLIDEMTLVK; encoded by the coding sequence ATGAGGAAAATTATTACTTTACTGATCGCATCGGTTATATTTAGCCTTTCGGTACAAGCCAAGGAAGGAATGTGGATTCCTATTTTACTTGAAAAATACAATATGGAAGAAATGCAGCAAATGGGATTTAAACTCACTGCTGAAGATATCTATAGTGTCAATCAGGCCTGCATGAAAGATGCAGTGATTATATTCGGACGCGGTTGCACAGGCGAACTCATCTCTGACCAAGGACTCATCATCACCAATCACCATTGTGGTTTCGATGCCATTCAAAAACACAGCAGCATTGAAAACGATTACCTTACTGAGGGATTCTGGGCCAAAGACCGTTCGCAAGAACTAACCAACGACAACCTATCCGTTACTTTCTTAAAGAGAATAGAAGATGTTACAGGGCAGGTATTAAGAGGTGTTACCGACGATATGGAAGGCAGAACAGATACCATTCAAAAAAACATAGACGCCCTCATTAAAAAAGCCACCGAAGGAACCCATTACAAAGCCAATATAAAGCCCTTCTTTCATGGCAATCAATATTTTTTATCGGTCAATGAAGTATACAACGATATTCGTTTGGTAGGTGCACCTCCTTCGGCTATTGGCAAATTTGGTGGAGATACAGACAACTGGATGTGGCCGCGTCATACAGGTGATTTTTCTTTGTTCAGGATATATGCAGATAAAGACAATAACCCCGCTGCTTATTCTAAAGACAATGTACCTTACAAACCGTTGAAACACTTTCCTATCTCATTAAAAGGAGTTAAAGAAGGTGATTTCACCATGGTATTTGGTTATCCTGGCACCACCGAAGAATATGCTCCTTCGTATCATCTGAAGATGATTACCGAAAAAGTTAATCCTGAACTGATTGACATCCGCACTAAGAAACTAGACATTATAAAAAAATATCAGATAAAAGATCCGGCTGTCAGAATTCAATACGCCTCCAAAGCCGCAAGCATTTCTAACTCATGGAAAAGATGGATTGGAGAAATAAAAGGACTGGATAAACTGAATGCCATTGATAAAAAAGAAAATTTTGAAACGCATTTTCAACGCTGGGCCAATGAGAACAGCAAGCAATATGCAAACCTGCTGAATGAGTATCGAGCAAGCTACCAAACATATGGAGATTATCGCCTGGCTTATAGCTATATCACAGAAGCCATTTTCAGAAACGGGATGGAAGCAGTTCAAACATCACGTAATTTTTATCAACTGAAAAATGCATACAAAAAAGACACGCTAGACTTGGAACAAATAAAACGAATCAAAACAGATCTAGAAAAAAAGCTGACTTCATTTTATAAAGATTACCATCAACCTATAGATAAAGAGATGACAGTAACCATTCTATCCATGTTCAAGGAAAGAATAGATCCACAGTTTCACCCGGAAATATACACACGAATCAACAAAAAGTACAAGGGTAATATCTCTAAGTTTGTAGATCATTTATTTGCTAAAACAATATTTGCAGACCCCCAAGCGAGCCTTTCATTTGCAAAGAACTTCTCAGCCAAAGACATCAAAAAACTAGAAAAAGATCCGGCTTATATACTTTATCACAGCTTTTATGATGCTTACAAACTAAAAATTTTAGATAACTACAATGCCTTGTCTGCAAAAATAGAAGAGCTCAATCGCAAGTACATGGCCGCACAGATGAAGTTTCAACCAGATACAACTTTCTACCCTGATGCCAACTTTACCCTAAGAGTATCCTATGGAAAGGTTAAAGGCTATGCTCCCAAGGATGGTGTTATTTTTAAAAACCATACTACATTGAATGGTATTATTGAAAAAGACAACCCCAATATTTACGATTACCGCGTCCCCCAAAAATTAAAAGATCTTTATGAAAAAAAAGACTTTGGCCAGTATGAATCTCAGGGAACAGTCCCTGTTTGTTTTGTTGCTACAAATCATACAACAGGTGGTAACTCTGGGAGTCCGGTGGTAAATGCTAACGGAGAACTAATTGGCATAAACTTCGACCGTGCCTGGGAAGGGGTTATGAGCGACTTAATGTTTAATCCGGAACAATGCAGAAACATTACACTGGACATCAGGTATGTACTCTTTCTGATAGATAAATTCGCAGGTGCAAGCTACCTTATAGACGAAATGACCTTGGTTAAATAG
- a CDS encoding Maf family nucleotide pyrophosphatase: MLQNHLKKYQIILASKSPRRSQLLKELGIDFSIENKNIAEIYPPGLDNHEVALYLSQLKADPFKQEIQNTNKLVITSDTIVCLGQEILGKPTDRDLAIAMLQKLSDQVHEVITGVTLTSAHKTKSFTVATKVYFKALQQDEIVSYIDQYKPFDKAGGYGIQEWIGMIGIEKIEGSYFNVMGLPVQRLYTELYHF; encoded by the coding sequence ATGCTTCAGAATCATCTTAAGAAATACCAAATAATCCTGGCTTCCAAATCTCCCCGCCGCTCGCAGCTTTTAAAGGAGTTAGGAATAGATTTCTCCATTGAAAACAAAAACATAGCAGAAATTTATCCACCAGGTTTAGACAATCATGAAGTAGCTCTTTACCTTTCCCAACTAAAAGCCGATCCATTTAAGCAAGAGATTCAAAATACCAACAAGTTGGTGATAACATCAGACACCATCGTCTGTTTAGGACAAGAAATTCTTGGCAAACCCACTGACAGAGACCTCGCAATAGCCATGCTCCAAAAACTCTCTGACCAGGTTCATGAAGTAATCACAGGAGTAACACTTACCAGCGCTCACAAAACAAAATCATTTACGGTAGCTACAAAGGTATATTTTAAGGCACTCCAACAAGACGAAATAGTATCATATATAGATCAATATAAACCATTTGACAAAGCAGGAGGCTATGGCATTCAAGAATGGATCGGAATGATTGGCATTGAAAAGATAGAAGGTTCATATTTTAATGTGATGGGACTACCTGTTCAACGATTGTACACAGAATTATACCATTTTTAG
- a CDS encoding geranylgeranylglycerol-phosphate geranylgeranyltransferase encodes MTSLLRLVRLPNLLIIILLQCLIRYGLIIPILAHFGYHPVLSHFRFGLLVLASVCMAASGYVINDYFDIKIDRINRPEKMVIDNGLQRRAAMFFHVILSFIGVFVGLFISYIARKETWALMFLLIPVFLWYYSTTFKKQGFIGNMIVAGLTALVTIVVVSLEFAMLVRVHGAPIINSEACSTAWFWTLGFAFFAFVTTLIREIVKDMEDVLGDEQGGCRTLPIEIGMKFSKIFVSILTCCTLLSIWALYFSFNILNSSVITLWYIILLITIPFILSMYLLYKSSTPKAYHRLNTFYKLIMLFGILFILIAGQLF; translated from the coding sequence ATGACATCATTACTACGTTTAGTACGTCTACCCAATCTACTGATAATAATACTATTACAGTGCCTCATCAGATATGGGCTCATCATACCAATCCTAGCACACTTCGGCTATCACCCTGTCTTGTCGCATTTTAGATTTGGATTATTGGTATTGGCCTCTGTTTGTATGGCAGCATCAGGTTATGTTATCAACGACTATTTTGACATAAAAATAGACCGCATCAACCGCCCCGAAAAAATGGTCATTGACAATGGGCTACAAAGACGTGCGGCCATGTTTTTTCACGTGATACTCTCTTTCATAGGAGTATTCGTTGGTCTTTTTATTTCCTATATAGCACGCAAAGAAACCTGGGCACTCATGTTTTTACTCATACCTGTGTTCCTTTGGTATTATTCCACCACCTTCAAGAAACAAGGATTCATTGGCAACATGATTGTTGCAGGGCTAACAGCCTTGGTTACCATCGTAGTTGTTTCATTGGAATTTGCGATGTTGGTTCGTGTTCATGGCGCTCCCATCATCAATAGTGAGGCTTGTTCCACTGCATGGTTCTGGACCTTAGGTTTTGCTTTTTTTGCTTTTGTGACTACCCTTATCCGGGAGATTGTAAAAGACATGGAAGATGTATTGGGAGACGAGCAAGGAGGGTGCAGAACCTTACCCATTGAAATAGGAATGAAGTTTTCCAAAATATTTGTAAGCATATTAACCTGCTGTACTCTCCTGTCTATTTGGGCTTTATATTTTTCCTTCAACATATTAAACAGCTCAGTGATTACACTTTGGTATATCATACTTCTGATAACAATTCCATTTATACTATCCATGTACTTGTTATACAAAAGTTCTACTCCCAAGGCATACCATCGCTTAAATACCTTTTATAAATTAATAATGCTGTTTGGAATTTTATTTATTCTAATAGCGGGACAATTATTTTAA
- a CDS encoding KdsC family phosphatase, translating into MSNFKEDLMKVKAFAFDVDGVLSAQIIPMDSEGVPMRTVNIKDGYALQLAIKLGYPIAIITGGNTEAVKKRYQLLGIDDIYMSASFKIPPFEDWITKRNLKPAEVMYMGDDLPDYPVMDTVGVPVCPADAVEEVKSLCKYISHKNGGEGCARDVIEQVLRAHGKWGLDHSW; encoded by the coding sequence ATGAGCAATTTTAAAGAAGATTTAATGAAGGTAAAAGCTTTTGCCTTCGATGTGGATGGTGTTTTGTCGGCACAGATCATACCGATGGACTCCGAAGGTGTACCTATGCGAACGGTAAATATTAAAGATGGTTATGCTTTACAGCTAGCCATAAAATTAGGCTATCCTATCGCTATCATTACCGGTGGCAATACCGAAGCTGTGAAAAAGCGTTATCAGCTATTAGGTATTGATGATATTTATATGAGTGCATCATTTAAGATACCTCCTTTTGAAGACTGGATTACAAAAAGAAACCTCAAACCCGCAGAGGTCATGTACATGGGTGATGATTTACCCGACTACCCGGTAATGGATACTGTAGGTGTTCCTGTTTGTCCAGCCGATGCAGTGGAAGAGGTCAAGTCCTTATGTAAATATATAAGTCACAAAAACGGAGGCGAAGGTTGTGCCCGCGATGTTATTGAACAAGTATTGCGCGCGCATGGAAAGTGGGGATTAGATCATTCTTGGTAA